From the genome of Gemmatimonadota bacterium, one region includes:
- the murB gene encoding UDP-N-acetylmuramate dehydrogenase, with translation METAERFSGLVPAERLRRNEGLDRHTTYRVGGPADVMCLPETRAELLEIVTAARVHEVPWLVLGNGSNILFSDEGFRGLVIKIRGSTPSEGTLWDLKQEGEYLRAGAGVSLPRLAWSAAATGLGGLEFCTGIPGVVGGSIRGNAGAHGSDLGGVLESIELIQPSGDIETIPAGEAGFSYRESGIDPGGIVTGAVFRLTPDEPENVYERIRDFTEYRKRTQPSADQSAGCMFKNPEGGKAGRLIDAAGCKGLQVGGARVSDLHGNFVINQGGATASDALRLIDMVREQVFERTGVALELEVRVMKSEVI, from the coding sequence ATGGAAACTGCTGAACGCTTCAGCGGGCTGGTGCCCGCCGAACGGCTGCGCCGGAACGAGGGCCTCGACCGGCATACCACCTACCGGGTCGGGGGGCCGGCCGACGTGATGTGTCTGCCGGAAACCCGGGCGGAACTGCTCGAAATCGTCACCGCGGCCAGGGTGCACGAGGTCCCCTGGCTCGTGCTTGGGAACGGGAGCAACATCCTCTTCTCGGATGAAGGATTCAGGGGGCTGGTCATCAAGATACGCGGATCGACCCCGTCGGAGGGGACGTTGTGGGATCTGAAGCAGGAAGGCGAGTACCTCCGGGCGGGCGCCGGCGTCAGCCTGCCCCGGCTCGCATGGTCGGCCGCGGCCACCGGACTGGGTGGACTGGAGTTCTGCACCGGGATCCCCGGCGTGGTCGGCGGGTCCATCCGTGGTAACGCGGGCGCCCACGGGAGCGATCTGGGCGGCGTGCTGGAGTCCATAGAACTGATCCAGCCTTCCGGCGACATCGAGACGATCCCGGCCGGCGAAGCGGGGTTTTCCTACCGGGAGAGCGGTATTGATCCGGGCGGAATCGTGACCGGGGCCGTGTTCAGGCTGACGCCGGACGAACCGGAGAACGTGTATGAACGCATACGGGACTTCACCGAATACCGGAAGCGCACGCAGCCATCCGCGGACCAGAGTGCCGGATGCATGTTCAAGAACCCCGAGGGCGGCAAGGCGGGGAGGCTGATCGACGCGGCCGGTTGCAAGGGGCTGCAGGTCGGGGGAGCGAGGGTGTCCGACCTCCACGGGAATTTCGTAATCAACCAGGGCGGCGCGACGGCTTCTGACGCATTGCGACTGATCGACATGGTTCGCGAGCAAGTCTTCGAACGGACCGGCGTAGCCCTGGAACTCGAAGTGCGCGTGATGAAATCGGAGGTCATATGA
- a CDS encoding PHP domain-containing protein — protein MSVECYIDLHAHSDCSDGVDSPEELVSKARAAGLCALAITDHDAVDGVERARRESARREPTRHESDRELEIVPGVELSAREGASDVHILGYYFDPGNRSLLSYLETFRSQRLHRAKGIVRKLNDLGVPLELESVIAQAKDGKTSVGRPHIARALVESNQVDSIQDAFTRYLGNHAPAYMPKVFFAVEDAIQVIHEAGGAAVLAHPGSLRRDELIPGFVKSGLDGLEVIHPDHSGTARRYYGQLAAKHGLVATGGSDYHGPRADRCGLGGMKVPLHHLTDLKRVLA, from the coding sequence ATGAGCGTCGAGTGCTATATTGATTTGCACGCCCACAGCGACTGTTCCGACGGCGTCGATTCCCCGGAAGAACTCGTGTCGAAGGCCCGCGCGGCGGGCCTGTGCGCACTGGCGATTACGGACCACGACGCGGTAGACGGTGTGGAACGGGCGCGGCGCGAATCGGCGCGGCGCGAACCAACCCGGCACGAATCGGACCGGGAACTGGAAATCGTACCCGGCGTGGAGCTCAGTGCGCGGGAAGGCGCATCCGACGTGCATATCCTGGGTTACTACTTCGACCCCGGCAACCGGTCGTTGCTTTCGTACCTGGAAACCTTCAGGTCGCAGCGGTTGCACCGGGCGAAGGGCATTGTCCGGAAGTTGAACGACCTGGGCGTACCGCTTGAGCTGGAATCGGTCATCGCCCAGGCGAAGGACGGAAAGACCAGCGTCGGCAGACCACATATCGCCCGCGCGCTGGTGGAAAGCAACCAGGTCGATTCGATCCAGGACGCCTTTACGCGGTACCTGGGCAATCACGCCCCCGCGTACATGCCCAAGGTCTTCTTCGCCGTCGAAGATGCGATTCAGGTGATCCACGAAGCCGGCGGCGCGGCCGTTCTGGCCCATCCAGGGTCCCTCAGGCGGGACGAGTTGATCCCCGGTTTCGTCAAGTCCGGCCTTGACGGCCTGGAGGTCATCCATCCGGACCACTCCGGGACGGCCCGCCGCTACTACGGGCAGCTGGCTGCGAAGCACGGACTGGTTGCAACCGGTGGATCGGACTATCACGGACCCCGGGCGGACCGTTGCGGCCTTGGCGGCATGAAGGTACCTCTGCATCATCTGACGGATCTGAAACGGGTATTAGCTTGA
- the ftsA gene encoding cell division protein FtsA — protein MARERIAVLDLGTTRTVVLIGEIADDGLRILGKGASASRGLRRGVVVNMDEAARSIGEALQAAEREAGARVNEVFVGFSGEHIESVNSSGAVAIASDVGRGVTREDVLRARESATALKIPSDRQVIHVLAQDHIVDDQGGIHDPCGMSGVRLEVRVHIVTGAVTPLRNVRNCIVQSGMQVRELVLDTIAVGEAALTSDEKELGVVLLDLGGGTTKVALIHHGSIRHSAVIPAGGNNLTNDIAIGLRTPHEDAERIKCGYASAVYVRPDRDNMIEVPGVGGREPRQVTREELAFVVGPRIKELLFLAREEIRSSGFEHKVGTGIVITGGGALMPGIAKLAEQVFGMSAKIGGPREFPELESDENAPAYATSAGLLRYAMNNLLEKEWHHGTEGGLLDRVISRIAALM, from the coding sequence ATGGCTCGTGAACGTATCGCCGTGCTCGATCTGGGTACCACCAGAACGGTCGTGCTGATCGGCGAGATTGCAGACGACGGCCTGCGGATCCTGGGCAAAGGGGCAAGCGCGTCCCGGGGCCTCAGGCGAGGCGTCGTGGTCAATATGGACGAGGCCGCCCGTTCGATCGGTGAGGCGCTCCAGGCCGCGGAACGTGAGGCGGGCGCCAGGGTGAACGAGGTATTCGTCGGGTTTTCCGGCGAGCACATCGAAAGCGTCAACAGCAGCGGCGCCGTGGCCATCGCGTCCGACGTCGGCCGGGGCGTGACACGGGAGGATGTTCTCCGTGCCCGCGAATCGGCGACGGCCCTGAAAATACCCTCGGACCGCCAGGTGATCCACGTGCTCGCCCAGGACCACATCGTGGACGACCAGGGCGGGATCCACGACCCGTGCGGCATGTCCGGCGTCCGGCTCGAAGTGCGCGTGCATATCGTAACAGGCGCGGTCACCCCGCTGCGCAACGTACGCAACTGTATCGTGCAGTCCGGCATGCAGGTCCGGGAACTCGTCCTGGATACGATCGCCGTGGGCGAGGCGGCACTGACGTCCGACGAGAAAGAACTGGGTGTCGTGCTGCTCGACCTGGGCGGAGGCACGACGAAGGTCGCGCTGATCCACCACGGGAGCATTCGGCATTCGGCGGTCATACCGGCCGGGGGCAACAACCTCACGAACGACATCGCCATCGGACTCCGCACACCCCATGAGGATGCCGAACGGATCAAGTGCGGATATGCGAGTGCGGTCTACGTCCGCCCGGACAGGGACAACATGATCGAAGTGCCCGGGGTCGGCGGCCGCGAGCCGCGGCAGGTGACGCGGGAGGAACTGGCCTTCGTGGTCGGACCGCGGATCAAGGAGCTGCTGTTTCTCGCACGGGAGGAGATCCGAAGCAGCGGATTCGAACACAAGGTCGGCACCGGCATCGTCATAACCGGCGGCGGTGCGCTGATGCCGGGCATCGCGAAACTGGCGGAACAGGTCTTCGGCATGTCCGCGAAAATCGGCGGGCCGCGGGAGTTTCCCGAACTGGAAAGTGACGAGAACGCGCCTGCGTACGCCACAAGTGCCGGCTTGTTGCGCTACGCCATGAACAACCTATTGGAAAAGGAGTGGCACCATGGTACGGAAGGAGGATTGCTGGACCGTGTGATAAGCCGGATCGCGGCCCTGATGTAG
- the murC gene encoding UDP-N-acetylmuramate--L-alanine ligase: protein MTCRHAHFIGIGGIGMSALAELMLGDGYKVSGSDLRGTLLTERLHGLGASVFQGHDPANAEGADLIVYSSAISGDNPELAAARRLGRRTISRAELLGIVMRGTQGIAVAGTHGKTSTSAMIVKVLAAAGLDPTAVIGGVMTENGSTVRRGNGPWMIAEADEYDRSFHALTPAMAVITSVDADHMEYYGSQEAIDEAFTFFAHLVPEDRPLIVCADDPGIRRIQSGLARRLVTYGLSAHACIRADRVESKGWSVSAEVYVRDVPAGRLVLPQPGECNLSNALAAIAVGDDLELPVERTMAALSEYRGLKRRFEVLGSIGGVTVVDDYAHHPVEIEAALRAVSNAGARRMFVVFQPHLYSRTRNLRREFGRVLGRFPAYRTIVTDVYASRETPRDGVTGEMIVHDASAFDANVAYIPDKDRVAAALVDDLEPGDLVLTLGAGDIGEVGSQVCELLRKNGVRSHGNC from the coding sequence ATGACTTGCCGACACGCGCATTTCATCGGCATAGGCGGAATCGGCATGAGCGCACTGGCTGAACTGATGCTCGGAGACGGATACAAGGTCAGCGGATCGGATCTGCGGGGAACGCTGTTGACCGAGCGTCTCCACGGTCTAGGAGCATCCGTCTTTCAGGGCCACGACCCGGCCAACGCGGAGGGCGCCGACCTGATCGTGTATTCCTCTGCCATTTCCGGGGACAATCCCGAACTCGCGGCGGCCCGTCGTCTGGGCCGGCGTACCATCAGCCGCGCCGAACTGCTCGGCATAGTGATGCGCGGGACGCAGGGTATCGCCGTGGCGGGCACCCACGGAAAGACCTCCACGTCGGCCATGATCGTCAAGGTACTGGCCGCCGCGGGTCTGGACCCGACGGCCGTCATCGGCGGGGTCATGACGGAAAACGGATCCACCGTCCGCCGTGGAAACGGTCCGTGGATGATCGCGGAAGCCGATGAGTACGATCGTTCGTTCCATGCGCTGACCCCGGCCATGGCCGTAATCACTTCGGTAGATGCCGACCACATGGAATACTACGGTTCGCAGGAAGCCATCGATGAAGCCTTCACCTTCTTCGCCCATCTCGTGCCTGAGGACCGGCCGCTTATCGTGTGCGCGGACGACCCGGGCATTCGCAGGATCCAGTCCGGCCTGGCCCGCCGCCTGGTGACCTATGGGCTATCGGCGCACGCCTGCATCCGGGCGGACCGGGTGGAATCGAAAGGCTGGAGCGTTTCCGCCGAGGTGTACGTACGGGACGTGCCGGCCGGCCGGCTGGTGCTGCCGCAGCCGGGCGAGTGCAACCTGTCCAACGCCCTGGCCGCCATCGCCGTGGGCGACGATCTCGAGCTGCCCGTCGAGCGGACCATGGCGGCCCTGTCGGAATACCGGGGGCTGAAAAGGCGGTTCGAAGTGCTGGGCAGCATCGGCGGTGTCACGGTGGTGGACGACTACGCCCACCATCCCGTCGAAATCGAGGCCGCACTGCGCGCCGTGTCGAATGCGGGCGCCCGGCGCATGTTCGTGGTGTTCCAGCCACACCTTTACAGCCGGACGCGGAATCTGCGCCGGGAATTCGGACGCGTGCTCGGACGGTTTCCCGCATACCGGACGATCGTTACGGACGTATACGCGTCCAGGGAAACGCCCCGGGACGGGGTGACGGGTGAGATGATCGTCCACGACGCGAGCGCATTCGACGCAAACGTGGCGTATATCCCGGACAAGGACCGGGTAGCGGCCGCGCTGGTGGACGATCTCGAGCCTGGAGACCTGGTGCTGACCCTCGGTGCCGGGGACATTGGCGAGGTGGGAAGCCAGGTTTGCGAACTGCTGCGGAAAAACGGGGTCCGGTCTCATGGAAACTGCTGA
- a CDS encoding valine--tRNA ligase — MAEGLPPQYDPGTVERKWYAFWEEHKFFHADTASGKPPYSIVIPPPNITGILHLGHVLNNTIQDVLIRFKRMQGFETLWMPGTDHAGIATHVVVERMLAERGIDREEIGRERFVEEIWKWREQYGGTIIRQLKELGCSCDWERERFTMDEGLSRAVLTVFIALFEKKMIYRGNRIINWCPRCNTALSNEESVPRDDQGSLWRIRYPLADGSGGISIATTRPETMLGDVAVAVHPEDERHAHLVGEQVSLPLTDRTIPIIADTELVDPAFGTGAVKVTPAHDFNDFILGNKHDLSQIVIMDENGVMNEAAGPAYRGLDRFECRRKVVKDLEDLGLLEGIEGHVHAVRHCQRCDTVLEPRLSRQWFLKTRPLARRLLRTLEEDRIPGITPEHWEKTYRHWLENIEDWCISRQLWWGHRIPVWYCASCGSTHAGIEAPLQCGRCGHGVLHQDEDVLDTWFSSALWPFSTMGWPERTAELQTFYPTSTLVTGHDILFFWVVRMMMMGYEFMDDRPFDDVYLTSLVRDIKGRKLSKSLGNSPDPLEVMETYGADALRYAMMLIAPHGQDLLYSNEQVEVGRNFANKMWNAARLVLMHQKPPESGLTVSENLWDRWILSRLDRTVEQATRSLEQYAFHETALVLYDFFWHDYCDWYLEAIKQRIYDETDVASADQARRTALLVLEQTLRLFHPFMPFITEEIWQHLRPYLDDRDAEPAGIVVASWPESRPDRVQTDAEGDIRYVQELIGAIRGVRADFRVHPTQEMAVHCRVADPRMIEVLSGQAQAVQSLARCKLAFVDGDEARPAGSASGVLRDMEFYIPLSGLIDLEIETDRLSRERSRVEQELEKVRKRLANGQFVQKAPADVVEKEKDKQINYEDMIGRLNRNLEMICAG, encoded by the coding sequence ATGGCCGAGGGATTGCCCCCTCAGTACGACCCCGGAACCGTTGAACGGAAGTGGTACGCTTTCTGGGAAGAGCACAAGTTCTTCCACGCCGATACGGCTTCCGGCAAGCCCCCTTATTCAATCGTCATACCTCCACCCAACATCACCGGTATTCTGCACCTCGGACATGTGCTGAACAACACGATCCAGGACGTGCTCATCCGGTTCAAGCGCATGCAGGGTTTCGAAACCCTCTGGATGCCGGGAACGGATCACGCCGGTATCGCCACGCACGTGGTCGTGGAACGGATGCTCGCGGAACGGGGCATCGACCGCGAGGAGATCGGCCGCGAGCGGTTCGTGGAAGAAATCTGGAAATGGCGCGAGCAGTATGGCGGCACGATCATCCGCCAGTTGAAGGAACTGGGTTGTTCCTGCGACTGGGAGCGCGAGCGTTTCACCATGGACGAGGGGCTTTCCAGGGCGGTACTCACGGTATTCATCGCACTTTTCGAGAAGAAGATGATCTACCGGGGAAATCGCATAATCAACTGGTGTCCCCGCTGCAACACCGCCCTGTCCAACGAAGAGTCCGTACCCCGGGACGACCAGGGGTCGCTGTGGCGGATCCGGTATCCCCTGGCGGACGGCTCGGGCGGGATCAGCATTGCCACGACCAGACCGGAGACCATGCTCGGCGACGTGGCGGTTGCCGTCCACCCGGAGGACGAACGGCACGCGCACCTGGTGGGCGAACAGGTCAGTCTGCCGCTGACGGACCGGACCATCCCGATCATCGCGGACACGGAACTGGTTGACCCGGCATTCGGCACAGGCGCCGTCAAGGTGACGCCGGCCCACGATTTCAACGATTTCATCCTGGGCAACAAGCACGATTTGTCCCAGATCGTGATCATGGACGAAAACGGCGTGATGAACGAAGCCGCCGGTCCCGCCTACCGGGGATTGGACCGGTTCGAGTGCCGGCGCAAGGTCGTGAAGGACCTGGAAGATCTCGGCCTCCTGGAAGGAATCGAAGGTCATGTCCATGCCGTTCGCCACTGCCAGCGTTGCGATACAGTCCTCGAACCCCGGCTTTCCCGCCAGTGGTTCCTGAAAACCCGGCCGCTCGCCCGCCGTCTCCTGCGCACTTTGGAAGAAGACCGGATACCGGGCATTACCCCGGAACACTGGGAGAAGACGTACCGCCACTGGCTGGAAAACATCGAGGACTGGTGCATTTCCCGCCAGTTGTGGTGGGGGCACCGCATTCCGGTATGGTACTGTGCGTCGTGTGGAAGCACGCACGCGGGCATCGAAGCGCCCTTGCAATGCGGCCGTTGCGGCCACGGCGTGCTGCACCAGGACGAAGACGTGCTCGACACCTGGTTCTCATCGGCCCTGTGGCCCTTTTCGACCATGGGCTGGCCGGAACGCACGGCGGAGCTCCAGACCTTCTATCCCACCTCCACCCTGGTCACCGGTCACGACATCCTGTTCTTCTGGGTCGTGCGCATGATGATGATGGGCTATGAATTCATGGACGACCGGCCCTTCGACGACGTCTATCTCACGAGCCTCGTCCGGGACATAAAGGGTCGCAAACTGAGCAAATCGCTGGGTAACTCGCCCGATCCCCTTGAGGTCATGGAAACCTACGGTGCGGACGCGCTGAGGTATGCCATGATGCTGATCGCGCCGCACGGACAGGACTTGCTGTATTCCAACGAACAGGTCGAGGTCGGTCGCAATTTCGCGAATAAAATGTGGAATGCCGCCCGGCTGGTGCTCATGCATCAGAAGCCGCCGGAATCCGGCCTCACGGTTTCCGAGAACCTCTGGGACCGCTGGATCCTGTCCCGGCTGGACCGCACCGTTGAACAGGCGACGCGGTCCCTGGAGCAATACGCCTTCCACGAGACGGCGCTGGTGCTTTACGACTTCTTCTGGCACGACTACTGCGACTGGTATCTCGAAGCGATCAAGCAACGGATCTACGACGAGACGGACGTCGCGTCCGCGGATCAAGCGCGGCGCACGGCCCTGCTCGTGCTCGAACAGACGCTCCGCCTGTTTCACCCGTTCATGCCCTTCATCACCGAGGAAATCTGGCAACATCTGAGACCCTACCTGGATGACCGCGACGCGGAACCGGCGGGCATCGTCGTCGCGTCCTGGCCGGAATCCCGTCCGGACCGGGTTCAGACGGATGCCGAAGGGGACATACGTTATGTCCAGGAACTGATCGGGGCCATCCGGGGCGTCCGCGCCGATTTCAGAGTCCATCCTACCCAGGAGATGGCGGTGCACTGCCGGGTCGCGGACCCCCGCATGATCGAAGTGCTCTCCGGCCAGGCACAGGCCGTCCAGTCGCTTGCCCGATGCAAGCTGGCCTTCGTCGACGGCGATGAGGCCCGTCCCGCCGGTTCTGCGTCCGGTGTTCTGCGGGACATGGAATTCTACATCCCGCTCAGCGGATTGATCGACCTGGAAATCGAAACGGATCGCCTTTCCCGGGAGCGGTCCCGGGTCGAGCAGGAGTTGGAAAAAGTCCGCAAGCGCCTGGCGAACGGCCAGTTCGTGCAAAAAGCGCCGGCGGATGTCGTCGAGAAGGAAAAGGACAAGCAAATCAACTACGAGGACATGATCGGCCGGCTGAATCGGAATCTCGAAATGATTTGTGCAGGATGA
- the ftsZ gene encoding cell division protein FtsZ, which produces MSTFDFDAEPGLFARMKIIGVGGAGKNAVNHMVEIGVPGVDFLVANTDAQDLASSNVKYKIQLGHEITRGLGAGANPDVGRKAAEESRDVIAEHLTDIDMVFITAGMGGGTGTGAAPVIAQIAKELGVLAVGVVTKPFAFEGPKRAANAETGLAALKEHVDTVVIIPNQKLKEAVSHTTTFKDALKVADEVLLQATRGISDLVTLPGLINVDYADIRTTMENKGEALMGTGESEGDKRALEAAERAMNHPLLADMDIDGAKDILLNISGGQDMTLFEVEEVMTTVQAAAGHTNIIMGTVLDESLEGKIRVTLIATGLDQAMSSPDEMLTRNILKFQPDRPEEIETPAFQRVKRNGFETEEVAVGDPSDDAVDNNGLDVPTYMRRRRAFGS; this is translated from the coding sequence ATGTCTACTTTCGACTTCGATGCGGAACCGGGACTGTTCGCTCGCATGAAGATCATCGGCGTGGGCGGCGCCGGAAAGAACGCCGTCAACCACATGGTTGAAATCGGCGTCCCGGGCGTCGATTTTCTGGTCGCCAACACGGACGCGCAGGACCTGGCGAGTTCCAATGTAAAGTACAAGATACAGCTGGGACACGAGATCACCCGCGGACTCGGCGCCGGCGCGAATCCGGACGTAGGGCGCAAGGCCGCGGAGGAAAGCCGGGACGTCATCGCGGAACACCTGACCGATATCGATATGGTCTTCATCACCGCGGGCATGGGGGGCGGCACGGGAACCGGCGCCGCACCGGTGATCGCGCAGATCGCCAAGGAGTTGGGCGTCCTGGCCGTCGGCGTCGTGACCAAGCCCTTTGCCTTCGAGGGACCCAAGCGGGCGGCGAACGCCGAAACCGGCCTCGCCGCGTTGAAAGAGCATGTGGATACGGTCGTCATCATCCCCAACCAGAAGCTGAAGGAGGCCGTGAGCCACACCACGACTTTCAAAGACGCCCTCAAGGTGGCCGACGAGGTCCTGCTGCAGGCCACGCGCGGCATTTCGGACCTGGTCACCCTGCCCGGGCTGATCAATGTCGATTACGCCGATATCAGGACGACCATGGAGAACAAGGGCGAAGCCCTCATGGGCACCGGCGAGTCCGAGGGAGACAAGCGTGCGCTGGAAGCGGCGGAACGGGCCATGAATCACCCGCTGCTGGCGGACATGGACATCGACGGGGCCAAGGACATTCTGCTGAATATCTCGGGCGGGCAGGATATGACCCTTTTCGAAGTGGAAGAAGTGATGACCACGGTTCAGGCGGCCGCGGGACACACCAACATCATCATGGGTACGGTCCTCGATGAGAGCCTGGAAGGCAAAATCCGGGTGACGCTGATCGCCACGGGACTGGACCAGGCCATGTCTTCGCCGGACGAAATGCTGACCCGGAACATTCTGAAGTTCCAGCCGGACCGTCCTGAAGAGATCGAAACCCCGGCCTTTCAGCGGGTCAAGCGAAACGGGTTCGAGACTGAGGAAGTGGCCGTGGGCGACCCGTCCGACGACGCGGTCGACAACAACGGTCTGGACGTTCCGACCTACATGCGCCGCCGCAGGGCTTTCGGTTCGTAG
- the ftsW gene encoding putative lipid II flippase FtsW, whose translation MLHQRIDLPLLVSSLLLLCVGSVMVYSASSAVAAEMFSGDSGFFVKRYLVRLILGIVILVLFASLNYQKLQKWSPILLVIGMGFLALVFVPGIGVTIRGATRTITLLSMTIQPAEGVKIALVIFLAYWLARRQDVMDRFFTGFLPVLAVIATTCLLIGLQPDYGTSIVLAATAFAVLYVGRARLLHLASSVGIMIPVLFYKLYSSAHSRGRLMTYFERFFGNPADQAHNLQGADYQLQQALIGLGTGGMFGNGLGQSRQKFLFLPDPHTDFVFAVIGEELGFLGSVAVLGLFVVFAWRGVRIARMAPDAFGFFLASGLTMLITLHVLVNIGVVTGLLPTTGLPLPFLSYGGSWLLVCMMSIGILLNISRMTYRRQRLQYD comes from the coding sequence TTGCATCAACGTATCGATCTTCCACTGCTGGTCTCGTCCCTGCTCCTGCTCTGCGTGGGGTCGGTCATGGTTTACAGCGCGAGTTCAGCCGTTGCCGCGGAGATGTTCTCCGGGGACAGTGGATTCTTCGTGAAACGTTACCTGGTGCGGTTGATCCTCGGCATCGTCATCCTGGTCCTCTTCGCCAGCCTGAATTACCAGAAGCTGCAGAAGTGGTCACCGATCCTGCTCGTCATCGGCATGGGGTTTCTGGCCCTCGTGTTCGTTCCCGGCATCGGGGTGACCATCCGCGGAGCGACGCGTACGATAACCCTGTTATCCATGACGATTCAGCCCGCGGAAGGGGTCAAGATCGCCCTGGTGATCTTCCTGGCCTACTGGCTGGCCAGGCGCCAGGACGTCATGGACCGGTTCTTCACCGGTTTTCTGCCCGTGTTGGCGGTGATCGCGACCACCTGCCTGCTGATCGGCCTGCAGCCGGATTACGGCACTTCGATCGTGCTGGCCGCGACCGCCTTCGCAGTGCTCTACGTCGGCCGAGCCCGGTTGCTGCACCTGGCAAGCTCAGTGGGGATCATGATCCCGGTCCTCTTCTACAAGCTGTACTCGTCCGCCCACAGCCGGGGCCGGCTCATGACCTACTTCGAGCGGTTTTTCGGCAATCCCGCCGATCAGGCCCACAATCTCCAGGGCGCGGATTACCAGCTGCAACAGGCACTGATCGGCCTGGGCACGGGAGGCATGTTCGGGAACGGACTGGGGCAGAGCCGGCAGAAGTTCCTGTTTCTTCCCGATCCCCATACGGATTTCGTGTTCGCGGTGATCGGCGAGGAGCTTGGGTTTCTGGGGTCGGTTGCGGTACTGGGCCTCTTTGTCGTCTTCGCGTGGAGAGGGGTCCGCATCGCCCGCATGGCGCCGGACGCCTTCGGGTTTTTCCTGGCATCGGGGCTGACCATGCTCATCACGCTGCACGTACTGGTGAACATCGGGGTGGTGACGGGCCTGCTGCCCACTACGGGCCTGCCGCTGCCCTTCCTGAGCTACGGGGGGTCCTGGCTGCTCGTCTGCATGATGAGTATCGGGATCCTCCTGAATATATCCCGCATGACCTATCGCCGTCAGAGGTTGCAGTATGACTGA
- a CDS encoding FtsQ-type POTRA domain-containing protein, protein MKLNRTHPAVRLMLGLTTGLLVSGVAAGLAMGGLALSEWTKTSQAFNLHAIDVAGNRLVGKEDIITVSGLERGRNIWSADLAETERRLMLARRFEQVSVTRRLPGTIVVRVEELHPIAFVQLDRLYGVSVRGELIPLTPGIGLPDLPVITVDASSYQWATGAAESRDRSFETLRDAMRVNPEMARALYLMRVLRTMSPGMYDELSEIHVSSPDDPIAYMVEGGLAIRFGTGHYPRKIEMLRRTVEKLEADAIRTRLIDLRFKDQVIVRPIVSNRSGGGRS, encoded by the coding sequence ATGAAGCTGAACCGAACGCATCCCGCAGTCAGGCTGATGCTTGGACTCACGACCGGCCTGCTCGTCTCGGGCGTGGCGGCCGGACTCGCCATGGGCGGCCTGGCCCTGTCCGAGTGGACGAAGACCTCGCAGGCGTTCAATCTGCACGCCATCGACGTCGCGGGGAACCGCCTCGTCGGCAAAGAAGATATCATCACGGTTTCCGGTCTCGAGCGGGGACGGAACATCTGGTCGGCCGACCTCGCGGAGACCGAAAGGCGCCTTATGCTGGCCCGGCGGTTCGAACAGGTCTCGGTCACCAGGAGATTGCCCGGAACTATCGTTGTCCGCGTGGAGGAACTGCATCCGATCGCTTTCGTGCAGCTGGACCGGCTCTACGGCGTCTCTGTACGGGGCGAACTGATCCCCCTGACGCCAGGGATCGGACTGCCGGACCTTCCCGTGATCACCGTCGACGCTTCCAGCTACCAGTGGGCGACGGGTGCCGCGGAGTCGCGGGACCGCAGTTTCGAAACACTGAGAGACGCCATGCGGGTCAATCCGGAGATGGCCCGCGCGCTCTACCTGATGAGGGTGCTCAGGACGATGTCACCGGGGATGTATGACGAGTTGTCCGAAATTCACGTGTCCAGTCCCGATGACCCGATCGCCTACATGGTCGAAGGCGGACTGGCCATCCGGTTCGGGACGGGCCACTATCCCAGGAAGATCGAGATGTTGAGACGGACGGTGGAGAAGCTGGAAGCCGATGCCATCCGGACCCGCCTGATCGACCTGAGGTTCAAGGACCAGGTCATCGTCCGGCCGATCGTATCCAACCGGTCCGGAGGCGGGAGATCGTAG